The Ignavibacteria bacterium genomic interval AAAGTTTGTAACCGCATTACTCACATCGCAAATCTCAAATCTCAAATCATTGTTCAACATAATGTTCTTCAATCGCTTTGTGAACTTCTTCCATCAATTTTTTTTCTGCGTCTTTATCCTGAGTTTGCGGAATGGAAATTGGTTTTCCTAAAATCAATGTTACGTTTCCCGATTGAATGCGAAACGATTTCTTCGGTAAAATCTTAAATGTTCCGTTTATCGTTAATGGAATAACGGGAACACCACTTCGAACAGCAAGATAAAATGGTCCGCGTTTGAACGATTGAAGTTTTCCATCTTTCGTTCGCGTTCCTTCGGCAAAAAGTAAAATCGAGCCGCCGTTTTTAATTCGTTGCGCTGCCACATCCAAACTTTCCATTGCGGACATTCCTTTGGTACGATGAATCGGCGTATGAATTTTTCCGTACCTTAATCCAAGTCCGAAAAACGGAATCCAATGTAACTCTTGTTTATACACAAATCCGATATTATCGGGAATTCCCGCAAGCACACATGGAATATCGAACATACTCGCGTGATTGGAAATGTAAATATGCGGTACAGAAAAATCAATATTTTCTCTACCAACAATTTCAAGTTGTATTCCTGCAATTTTCACAAGTTGTTTCCCAAAAAATTTTGATGCCGCTTTGTAAAAATTTCTTTTTTTGTCGAAAGGAAGAAAAAGTAAAATAACAGCAGGGACAAAAAATACGTGAACAAGAATTGTGAAAATGCGAAAGAAAGAACGTACCATTCTATAATTTTGCGGGCGAAAATCTATTAAAAAAATGTTTTGGAAAAAAAACATCAAGAGAAAAATCCTCCTTCGATTTTTAGTATATTTTTCACCAAAAAAAAACAGAACCTTTTTCTCAATTCAACAGATGAAACCAAGATATTTAAGTATTCTTTTTGTCGTCATTGGCATAATGGCGTATTATTATTTCCTTATGAATGTTCAACAACACGCTTCGATTGTATTTATCAATGGAAATGTTTATACGTGCAACGATAAGCAACCGACAGCGGAAGCAATAGCCATTTCCGGCAATAACATTATTGGAGTTGGAACCAACGAATATATTTTAAAACATTA includes:
- a CDS encoding 1-acyl-sn-glycerol-3-phosphate acyltransferase is translated as MFFFQNIFLIDFRPQNYRMVRSFFRIFTILVHVFFVPAVILLFLPFDKKRNFYKAASKFFGKQLVKIAGIQLEIVGRENIDFSVPHIYISNHASMFDIPCVLAGIPDNIGFVYKQELHWIPFFGLGLRYGKIHTPIHRTKGMSAMESLDVAAQRIKNGGSILLFAEGTRTKDGKLQSFKRGPFYLAVRSGVPVIPLTINGTFKILPKKSFRIQSGNVTLILGKPISIPQTQDKDAEKKLMEEVHKAIEEHYVEQ